The Verrucomicrobiales bacterium sequence GATGCCTCCGAGTCATTGGCCGCTTCCGCCAACGCCTCGATGGCCTCGGGCTTCTCCGAGGCGGCCAGCTTCTCGGCTGCCGCAATGCGCGACTCCGGCTTGCGTGCCTTGAGTTGTTGTATGGACCACCAGATCATCTGAACATCATCAGCTTCCTTCCCAGCGACCAAGTATTCCGTCGGCACTTCGCATGCCGCTCTTCAATGATCCGTCTAGCATAAATCATGCTTGCAAGAATCCGATTGGCATTCATCTCCCCATTTGCTCCTATCGGGGATCGGTGCATCCTTATGGCCTACTGTCCCATTATCATACTATGAACTCTGCAACGCCCCAGTCCTCCTCGCTCAACCAGTTGGAGCAGCTTAAACAGATGACCAAGGTGGTGGCTGACACCGGTGACTTCGCCACCTTGAAGCAGTTTGCGCCCCAGGATGCTACGACGAACCCCACCTTGATCCTCAAGGCCGCCCAGATGCCCGAGTATCGTCCCTTGGTGGACAAGGCGGTGCAGGATCACAAAGGCGCGGGGGGCTCCACCGAGGCCAAAGTGGGTCAGATCTTGGATTCTCTCCTGGTTGCTTTTGGGATGGAAATTTTAAAGATCGTCCCGGGCCGTGTCTCCACCGAGACAGACGCTGCCTTGTCCTTTGACGCCGACGGAATCGTAGCGAAATCGCGTCACCTCATCGATCTTTACGCTCGCCAGGGCATTTCGCGCGAGCGAGTGCTCATTAAGATTGCCTCTACCTGGGAAGGAATTCGGGCCGCTGAACAGCTCCAGAAAGAGGGGATTCAATGTAATCTTACCCTGCTGTTTTCGCTTCCGCAGGCAATCGCTTGCGCCGATGCCAAGGTTCGGCTCATCTCACCCTTCGTCGGAAGAATTCTGGATTGGCACAAAGCCAAAACCGGCAAGGACTACGTTGGTGCGGAGGATCCTGGCGTCCAGTCCGTTCAGAAGATCTACCAGTATTACAAGAAATTCGGCCACGCCACTGAGGTGATGGGCGCCAGCTTCCGTAATGTCGGGGAAATCGTTGAGCTCGCCGGATGTGACCTGCTGACCATCAGCCCGAACCTTCTCGCTGAACTGCAGAAGTCCGCGGCCCCGTTGGTTCGTAAGCTTTCTCCTGACGCCGCCGCGGGGAGCGACGCAACCAAACTGGTTTTGGATGAGAAGCGTTTTCGCTTCCTTTTCAATGAGGACGCGATGGCCACCGAGAAGACATCGGAAGGGATCCGGAGCTTTGTGG is a genomic window containing:
- the tal gene encoding transaldolase, whose translation is MNSATPQSSSLNQLEQLKQMTKVVADTGDFATLKQFAPQDATTNPTLILKAAQMPEYRPLVDKAVQDHKGAGGSTEAKVGQILDSLLVAFGMEILKIVPGRVSTETDAALSFDADGIVAKSRHLIDLYARQGISRERVLIKIASTWEGIRAAEQLQKEGIQCNLTLLFSLPQAIACADAKVRLISPFVGRILDWHKAKTGKDYVGAEDPGVQSVQKIYQYYKKFGHATEVMGASFRNVGEIVELAGCDLLTISPNLLAELQKSAAPLVRKLSPDAAAGSDATKLVLDEKRFRFLFNEDAMATEKTSEGIRSFVADTLKLEKFIAERLASA